The genomic DNA AATTTCTACCAGTTCATGCTTCACGTGTTTGGACCTGGCCTCCAGTAGAGCCTTGAGAAGGACTATATCCCCAACAGTGCATTGTTGCAAAGCATCATGGACAAAGTAGGTTTTCCTCTTGTTGTAGTactgcagagaaaaataaatgtgagtTTAAACAGAAGCTGATTTCAAATCTTTTGGTTATATTAAACTGAATCTCAGCAATTTACAATTATGACTGACTACGAACAAAAGGGTGAATTGTCATTTAACAACTTATCTAAATTGTTATAAAAATGAACATCAAATTAACACCACAAGTTACCACATACAAACAGATATTATGTgtaaaaacaatcacagcattccttctctttttttgaaATACTACCGGCAacatatgatttaaaatcacttcacAAATATTTAGTGtcatcaagattttaaaaaatcaagtaTCATCAAAGTACCAGAGTTAACAATCTCACTTTTTATAAAGCCATGAAATTCAGTCGATAATTCCTGTGTTTCCATTCGGAAATTTAATAGACATGATAACAAATCACTCTGAAGATGATTTCTGAGTAAAAACCCGGGGCATCTGCGAGCTCTTAGAGCCCTtaggaacatttttaaatgttcaccTTGAGCAGGTAGGGGTCCAGGACCAGCCTCGTGACTCTTACTTTAGCTGTTTTTTGCATCTTGGTCCCTATTACTCTGCCAATGATCCATTTCGCATGGACCGACATCCTGAACAGTCCTGTGAAGTTAGCACAGAAGATTCAAGAAAAAGGGGTAAATTAACAGACACAAGATTTTCAGAGTCTTATGCTATTTTGCAAATGAAAAATTACGATAAAAGTTGTCAGGACAATTCTCTTTATATTATTCATGGATAATAAGTTTCTAAAAGAGAGAATGAAGAGATCAGCGTTAGATAGTTAGCCTCTGTACAGGCAACGTTGGCTTTAGCTTCATAGCAGCGTTCATTTAAACGTACATTGAATACAGCTATGTGGCCTATATTAAACATTAACGCAGATTAACACTTAtgtcatgtagaaataaattAACTCACCAAAACAGATTGAACTTAATAACTAGGGAAGGTCAAAAATGTTCAGACCGAGGGCTTTCCCATGCTTCTTGGCTGACGTTGATGACGTAAACTACGGGTATAAACGAGGGACAAAACGTACGAAACGTAGCGGAATTTTgttgtgatcatttttattttttatttttttgagggGGACGGGAGTGTGTAAAATTTATAATATTTAAgaatatatatgtttaaatataCATTAATAGTCATTGTGTAGTCATAAAACTAAGTGTATGTCGTAGCCATATTAGCTGTCTTTTACTGAGCTTTTATTGAAAGTAGCATCATCTTGTATGTATCAAGGCTAATGTATTCTGCAATTCACTTGCTGAATTGTGTTTTCAGAACCATGTTAGTTTCCTTTCCCACCTcgtcaaagaaaagaaaataatcacTCTGGGCACCAGGTGGCAGTAGAAAACATCACTTATAAACCTGAGGGGTCAGCCTGTACAACACATGAGAAGAAAAGCACAAGGTTAAGATACAGACAAATATCCAGCATAACATGTGTGATGAGTTGTTTATTAAAGCCTCAGTGATAGTCTACTTACAATAAGCTGCCTGTTTTTCTTCCAATGGAGAACACgaacaaaataaatgtacttGAACAGTCTAGTACATTTTCTGAGTAGGCAATCTTTACTTTCTTTTAGTATTATTTTTGGAGGAAAATATCATGTTTACTTCACTATATTTGATAGACAAACATACTTttcactccactacatttctaAGTTCTAGAGCCCCAACATTGGGCTGGTTTTACTattaattatcaaaaaaattACAGACTCCTAAATGCGGTTGTTATTGCATGAGATCATTggcaacatattttttaatatattcttaaaatttgaaaaagatcTAACAATTTTAATGATCTATGGTATCAAAAGCACTGGAATTTAGGCCAATGATAATCAGTCCTATTTTTGACCAAGAAACAGAGCATCCTCTTAATTTAACAAGTTCAGTGGCAAAATTTGTAAAAGTGAGTGGAAGAGGACTTACCTCACCAGTTCAACCCAGTTTTTGTTGCCACCATCTCTATGCAGtttgacagtgtgcaggagtttgcctttagtgataaacaaaaaaaatgtgttgccaTAGTATCAAATTTTttatatgcatttttaaaagtatttgaaATACTTATGtatctttaaaagaaattacTCAAGCACTTTAATTAACAAAATAATCTGACTGAGAAACTTTTGTTTGTATTGGAGTAATATTTGACCAGAGGGATGTACTCAAATGAAGTTGCTTACTTCATCCACCACTGGGTTCTTTTTCTAATTCCAAATGACACCAAGTCTTAGAATTATTTCAGGTGGTGATTGTTAACATGAGAACCCCAAACTTATTATACTGTCAATACATTTGTAAGGTCAGTGGGCTATTAAAGAGAAGGAATACTTATTCAAATGTTGTTGAATTACGCTGTTCTGAGGGCAAGAATATGAGTAAAATAGATTTCTGCAAAGGATGCTGGTGTTCTGCTTTTTCAATAACTACTGTCAAATCAGAAATATATATTCTATCAATTAATACTCTCAGCTCATAACAACCTTATGTTTAAGTACGGCCAACTCCATATGCATAGTCAGAAAATGAGGGTCAAGTTCTGCTTGCACTCCATGTGTAGCACTAAATACCTGACTGACAGGTACGGACTTAATCTATCTAACAAGATAATAGCAGACCCACAGCATCCCCTCTGGTCTGAGTATGAACTCCGATCACAGTGCACTGAGTGTCAAGAATGAGGACAAAAAGAGGCACCACATTGTAGCAAGGAGCATTCAGCTGCTCAACAAGCTCTGATAATGTAGGACTCAACACTTTAACATGAACTTGCTGCTTCACATTCCTCACATAtaatttaattttgcattttagtAATGTATCTTATAGATTTAGTTTAAAGTTATTATTTGCTGTCCTGTATAAATGTGGATGTCTTttgtcatttatgtttttatgctcTTGGTGCGAGACAATACCCTTAAGGACGATAAAGGCCTAATTTATTCAATTTGAGGGAAAGTATATTTTTTCTGCCATAGAATCCCCTTATATCATCCTGATACATTTGCAGTGGCTCTTGTCAGtcattttttcacttctgttagtaaaatcacaataaatcaAATCCCCACTTTATCTCGGTATTGATCAGTACTTTACCTTTGAGACTGGAATATTAGCACAGGAGTGCTTTGAGTgaaatgctaatgttagcatgatATTATTATTGCAATGACATATATATGCTCATGTTTGGGGAGTATAATTATTCACTACATTTATAATCAGCTGGCATTCATCATGTTATTCTTAGAGCTGTGAGTTTTAGATACAAAACAAAGAAGTGAACTGAAATTTGATCTAATGATGGTGTCAGCTGCAAATTAAGGGCATCATAAAAGTCTCAGTACATCCTCCAGTTACATGATTATGTGCACCAAATTAATTCACCATTAATCACTTTATGAGTTCATCAAATAATTGTTCATGTATTTAATACTAAATACTTGCTTTGCCACTAtcactattttcatttttgtaactctCCACTTTAGTAACATCTGCTCATCAATGGATGTAATTTTACATAATTATTTTCTATCACCTTTACATTAGGTTCTCTTTCACACAGCCAATAATCTTTAAGAAAGGTCATGGCCttcagtaacctgacacaccagatggatgtgtttcacacatccatctggaaaaccttgaatatacagcgtttgggaaagggcagagcctttgaaaaagaacttggagggtgactggatgaacattctgtctgtcacatctttacatctttaaaacacgtgacatagccgctaacAAGCTGTGCCTGCGCCCCTACTGACTAGgctaaactccataaagaactacataatgtgaaccatagctactgtagacatgtcagtacacaacttttgtggTTTTGTAACCAAAAACCACTCAATGTTGTTCTCaggtctttttttaacaaagaaatgtcgtcaagttctgattaaacctacgctttagcagcatccatgctaatgtcttccgccataattgcaccagccttttcttgctgcttgcatatgtcacgactctgaaagtactgccccttgatgctgattggtcctgtcactttctaaccgggcccaaacagttcaaatgtgagctttgcaagatggatttgccaatgataaacacggaaacgggcaaatccatctgctttgcaaggttaggcctTCAGATGAAATGTTACAAATTCAAAACTCCCTCTTTAAAGAACTTTGTGAAAGGGCATTATTAATCATTTACtaatttttgtgcctttacCTTAACATTGGTTTCATAATGCCAGACTCTTCTTAAATGACCAAAACATAGGCACTCTTGGAGATCTCTACAGAGTCACATGTCAGAAACCAAAAGAGAGGAAGATTCATA from Cheilinus undulatus linkage group 12, ASM1832078v1, whole genome shotgun sequence includes the following:
- the mrps17 gene encoding 28S ribosomal protein S17, mitochondrial, translated to MSVHAKWIIGRVIGTKMQKTAKVRVTRLVLDPYLLKYYNKRKTYFVHDALQQCTVGDIVLLKALLEARSKHVKHELVEIVHKVGQVVDPLTGKRVAGTEFVEQLTDLPLNLEEDATLLEKIQELNISAVPSGADTPPAQTSSTSSTS